The sequence GTTGCAATGCCCTCCGAAATAAGGTTTTCCTTCATTGTAGCCACCTTTTTCTTACTGCCGATCATCCCCAGGTAACAATGTGGTTTATGGATGCAAAAGGCAAGCACCTCATTGTCGGTGGGATGATCCAGGGTGGCGATAACAATAAATGTGTTGTTGTCGTAAGGCAATGAAGGCATCACTTTCGGAAAATCACCGGCCACCTTCCGGTAACCGGTAAAGGTCCAATCGCTGAAGATCTCTTCCCGGCTGTCGATGACGGTGATCTCGAAATCAAGATCCAGTGCATGTTTTGCGACTGCTTTCCCGACATGGCCCCCGCCAAACATAAAGAGTTTTTTTGCTGGCATAAGTGGTTCAATATAAATTTCCATAGATCCTCCGCAGCACATCTCATGCTGAACTTTCAGATTGTGCACGAAAAGCTGCGGTCTTTTATTCTTAATGACATGGACGGCATCCTGAACCGTCTCATATTCCAGTGGACCCCCGCCAATAGTTCCAAAGATACTGCCGTTTTCCCAGACAATCATCTTCGCGCCTGTTTTAAGCGGGGTTGAACCTTTGGTGGAGACCACGGTGCATATGGCGGCAACCTGGCCGGTTTTGAGGATTTCGAGTATTTTATTGCAGATTAATTCCATAAATTTATTTTCTTGCTTTTCCTCCTGTTTATTTTTTCGTTAATGGGCAGGAAGCCTCAGTTATGCTGAATAAAACCCTAACAACCAGAGCGCAATAATAACGAATCCAAGCAGGCCACTGATGAAATGCGGATTAAGTCTTGCAAAATAGCCGTATTTAAAGTGCCTGATCAAGTATAGAACAAAAACACTGATAGCGCTTGATGCAGCAGCGGTCAATGAACCCCTGGCAAAGATATAATTAACCAGCCTGGCTGAATCCCAGCTTTTGAGGACGTAAGTCTGTAAAACTGCATAAAGGCTGAATATTACTATAGAAGTAATAACGCAGGTCAAGATGTATCTTGAATATTTGAATGACTTATCTGCAATAAAGATCGATCCAAATATTTCAAATCCAATTCCAAGTAAAAGCATTGCTGTTGGCCCGCATAATAATGCATTTGTAGTGCATGAATTAATCCCGGCACTGTTTATTTTGAAAAGAATTGCTATCATTATAATTATCAATGATGATCCTCTTTTCGGAAAATAGTAACGTGCAACGGATAAAAGGATCAGAGTAACTGAGCTAACGACAGCCGAACGGTACGGCATTTTAATACCGCCAATTAGTGTTTCATTTAATCCAATCAATGAACCAAATAGTATGATCCAGAGATAATTTTTTTTGAGAAACTTAATCATAAAACTTACAATTGAATTGTTAAAAATCTTTGATACTCTTCAGGACTATTTATATTGATCAGAACCCTGTCATCAGCCATTTCGACGTTCCGACATTCAAACGTGCCAAGCACCTCCTTAAAATTAGCTGAATTTACATTCCATTTGCATATCCGGTTCATATTTTCCCGGTTCAGCAAAACAGGATGCCCGCCTTTACCTTTAAAAACAGGTGAAACATATTTTTCATCGCTCCGATGCTCATAAATGAGATCAAGTATTTGTGAATCAATAAAGGGATTGTCGACATTCTGAATGAAGCAAAATGAAGATGAACGGATGGCTGCCAGGCCAAGTTTCACCGAATAAAACCTTTCAAACTCCATGTGATCGTTTACGACCATGGTTACCATTAAAGGAACCTTTCCCGCCAGCTTCATCCGCTGCATTGCGTCAGGGTTTGTCACCACGACGATTTCGCTGCATCCCCAGCCGGAATAAGTTGACAGTATCTTTTCGATAAACCGGACATTTTCATCGTAATGAAGGAAAGCTTTCATCTCCTTCATCCGTTCCGACCTGCCGGCTGCCAGTATCACTACTCCTGCTTTACTAGTTTCCATGGAAAAT comes from Bacteroidales bacterium and encodes:
- a CDS encoding XdhC family protein; amino-acid sequence: MELICNKILEILKTGQVAAICTVVSTKGSTPLKTGAKMIVWENGSIFGTIGGGPLEYETVQDAVHVIKNKRPQLFVHNLKVQHEMCCGGSMEIYIEPLMPAKKLFMFGGGHVGKAVAKHALDLDFEITVIDSREEIFSDWTFTGYRKVAGDFPKVMPSLPYDNNTFIVIATLDHPTDNEVLAFCIHKPHCYLGMIGSKKKVATMKENLISEGIATEEELSMVDMPIGLDINAVTADEIAISIVAKLIQEKNK
- a CDS encoding NTP transferase domain-containing protein, which encodes METSKAGVVILAAGRSERMKEMKAFLHYDENVRFIEKILSTYSGWGCSEIVVVTNPDAMQRMKLAGKVPLMVTMVVNDHMEFERFYSVKLGLAAIRSSSFCFIQNVDNPFIDSQILDLIYEHRSDEKYVSPVFKGKGGHPVLLNRENMNRICKWNVNSANFKEVLGTFECRNVEMADDRVLININSPEEYQRFLTIQL